The following are encoded in a window of Drosophila simulans strain w501 chromosome 3L, Prin_Dsim_3.1, whole genome shotgun sequence genomic DNA:
- the LOC6738871 gene encoding glutaminyl-peptide cyclotransferase isoform X2 encodes MLHRTARMWTLCVQTALIATLVRGSISQKDNLVGRTQISYNPSELTESRFLEYSNLSDKLHLREAIDKILIPRVVGTTNHSIVREYIVQSLRDLDWDVEVNSFHDHAPIKGKLHFHNIIATLNPNAERYLVLSCHYDSKYMPGVEFLGATDSAVPCAMLLNLAQVLQEQLKPLKKSKLSLMLLFFDGEEAFEEWGPKDSIYGARHLAKKWHHEGKLDRIDMLVLLDLLGAPDPAFYSFFENTESWYMRIQSVETRLAKLQLLERYASSGVSQRDPTRYFQSQAMRSSFIEDDHIPFLRRNVPVLHLIPVPFPSVWHTPDDNASVIDYATTDNLALIIRLFALEYLLGGAETK; translated from the exons ATGCTACATCGAACCGCTAGAATGTGGACGCTGTGCGTGCAGACGGCTTTGATAGCCACCTTGGTGAGGGGATCCATTTCCCAGAAGGATAATCTCGTGGGAAGAACACAG ATATCCTACAATCCCAGCGAGCTCACCGAGTCCCGTTTCCTGGAGTACAGCAATCTATCCGATAAGCTTCACCTAAGGGAAGCCATTGACAAAATCCTTATACCTCGAGTTGTGGGCACAACAAATCATAGCATCGTGCGCGAATACATCGTCCAGAGTTTGAGGGATCTAGACTGGGATGTGGAGGTGAACAGCTTTCATGATCACGCTCCCATCAaaggcaaattgcatttccacaACATCATCGCCACCCTGAATCCAAATGCTGAGAGATATCTGGTGCTGTCCTGCCATTATGATAGCAAGTACATGCCTGGGGTGGAATTCCTGGGCGCCACCGACTCAGCAGTGCCCTGTGCCATGCTTCTCAACCTGGCCCAGGTGCTTCAGGAGCAGCTGAAACCCCTCAAGAAGAGCAAACTGAGTTTGATGCTCTTGTTCTTCGATGGCGAGGAGGCTTTCGAGGAGTGGGGACCCAAGGACTCCATCTATGGAGCACGGcacctggccaaaaagtggcACCATGAAGGAAAACTGGATAGAATAGATATGCTGGTGCTCCTGGATCTGTTGGGAGCCCCCGATCCAGCGTTCTACAGCTTCTTCGAAAACACCGAGTCCTGGTACATGCGTATCCAGTCCGTGGAGACACGTCTTGCCAAGTTGCAGCTCCTGGAGCGCTATGCCAGCAGCGGAGTTTCCCAGCGCGACCCCACCCGCTACTTCCAGTCGCAGGCCATGCGATCCTCCTTCATCGAGGACGATCACATACCCTTCCTGCGGCGAAATGTGCCGGTCTTGCACCTCATTCCGGTGCCCTTTCCCAGTGTATGGCATACGCCCGACGATAACGCCAGCGTGATCGATTATGCGACGACGGACAACCTGGCACTGATTATACGGCTCTTCGCTTTGGAGTATCTGCTGGGCGGAGCCGAGACGAAGTAG
- the LOC6738871 gene encoding glutaminyl-peptide cyclotransferase isoform X1, whose amino-acid sequence MRVLLRNYSLMEAVKRLLPRPRKKIYNLGACFELVDIPKISYNPSELTESRFLEYSNLSDKLHLREAIDKILIPRVVGTTNHSIVREYIVQSLRDLDWDVEVNSFHDHAPIKGKLHFHNIIATLNPNAERYLVLSCHYDSKYMPGVEFLGATDSAVPCAMLLNLAQVLQEQLKPLKKSKLSLMLLFFDGEEAFEEWGPKDSIYGARHLAKKWHHEGKLDRIDMLVLLDLLGAPDPAFYSFFENTESWYMRIQSVETRLAKLQLLERYASSGVSQRDPTRYFQSQAMRSSFIEDDHIPFLRRNVPVLHLIPVPFPSVWHTPDDNASVIDYATTDNLALIIRLFALEYLLGGAETK is encoded by the exons ATGCGTGTGCTACTCAGAAATTATTCCCTAATGGAGGCCGTCAAGAGATTGCTACCGAGACCGCGCAAAAAAATCTACAATCTAGGCGCTTGCTTCGAACTGGTGGATATTCCTAAG ATATCCTACAATCCCAGCGAGCTCACCGAGTCCCGTTTCCTGGAGTACAGCAATCTATCCGATAAGCTTCACCTAAGGGAAGCCATTGACAAAATCCTTATACCTCGAGTTGTGGGCACAACAAATCATAGCATCGTGCGCGAATACATCGTCCAGAGTTTGAGGGATCTAGACTGGGATGTGGAGGTGAACAGCTTTCATGATCACGCTCCCATCAaaggcaaattgcatttccacaACATCATCGCCACCCTGAATCCAAATGCTGAGAGATATCTGGTGCTGTCCTGCCATTATGATAGCAAGTACATGCCTGGGGTGGAATTCCTGGGCGCCACCGACTCAGCAGTGCCCTGTGCCATGCTTCTCAACCTGGCCCAGGTGCTTCAGGAGCAGCTGAAACCCCTCAAGAAGAGCAAACTGAGTTTGATGCTCTTGTTCTTCGATGGCGAGGAGGCTTTCGAGGAGTGGGGACCCAAGGACTCCATCTATGGAGCACGGcacctggccaaaaagtggcACCATGAAGGAAAACTGGATAGAATAGATATGCTGGTGCTCCTGGATCTGTTGGGAGCCCCCGATCCAGCGTTCTACAGCTTCTTCGAAAACACCGAGTCCTGGTACATGCGTATCCAGTCCGTGGAGACACGTCTTGCCAAGTTGCAGCTCCTGGAGCGCTATGCCAGCAGCGGAGTTTCCCAGCGCGACCCCACCCGCTACTTCCAGTCGCAGGCCATGCGATCCTCCTTCATCGAGGACGATCACATACCCTTCCTGCGGCGAAATGTGCCGGTCTTGCACCTCATTCCGGTGCCCTTTCCCAGTGTATGGCATACGCCCGACGATAACGCCAGCGTGATCGATTATGCGACGACGGACAACCTGGCACTGATTATACGGCTCTTCGCTTTGGAGTATCTGCTGGGCGGAGCCGAGACGAAGTAG